The DNA region ATCTTTTGTGAACACCCTTATTTCCCGTGAGTTGTCCGTTATAGTTTTCACAGGTATGAAATGGCACATGGATATCCGACACGTAGTGCCCTAAAGCGGCGGCTGTGAGGCGCGCCTTAATCCACTCCCCATCACGAAATTGTCTCACCAGTCGGTAATAATATTCTTCGATTCTCCATGGCGCCGTGCCCCAGCTATCCAGTTTTTTTTCTCCGTATTTATTAACAACATCCTCCCACTTCCGGGGAATCTTTTTAAACGGATGGTCATCAAACAGATCAGCATCGATGAAGTGGCCGGGAGATTCGTTGGGATGATTTTCTTTATCTATCTTCCACAGATCAGGATCCACCGCATGTTCTGAAATATAATTTATGTGGCCGCTGAAAAATTCACCCAAGGGAAAATTAAGAAGGTTAACAGCTTCCCTGTTAATGAGCCTGTGTGCTGTATAGCCCCACCCGTAGGCCCACTGGTGGGTCATTATATATAGAAAGAGGAGAAGAAGCCTCAGTTTCAACGTTAACCGCAGGCCCAGTTCGGCACCCTAGTCTAACTGACCTTTTTCTTGTGTCTGTTCTGGCGAAGACGCTTCTTACGCTTGTGCGTGGAAATCTTTCGCTTTTTCCGTTTTTTCCCACAGGGCATAGACTATTACTCCGTTAAAGCTTTGTTTACATTTTTCCGAAGCAAACCGGACGGTTTAAACGTCGGGACGTATCGCTCGGGGAGATAAACCGTTTCTCCCGTCCCCGGATTTCGCGCTTTGCGGGGATCCCGCTTTTTGACTCCAAAAGTACCGAAACCACGCAATTCAACGCGCCTGCCATTTTCCAATGCTGAGGTAATGGTATTCATGATACCGTTCATAACTGTTTCTGTCTCCACTTTGGTCAATCCTGTGGCACTGGAGACCCTATCTACAATATCTGCTTTGGTCACTGTCTTACCTTCAATCTTATTCATTTCATCTCCTCTGGCTCATCCCTGCCTCACATAAATCACAATTTTCTGTCCAGGTATAATAAAGTCATTGTCTTTGATACTGTTCCACTGACGAAGCTTGGACATCCCCACACGGTACCGATCAGCGATATGACTGAGAGTGTCACCTGTTCTCACTGTATATATCTCTTTAACATATTTGCTAGCACTGGTCACCTGATTCCCCTCTCTCACTGGTACTTTCAGTTTCTGGCCCGGCAATATATAGGTGCCGTACCTCAGGCCATTCAGTTGACGGATCCGCCTTGCCGATGAACCGTATCTCATGGCAATATGACCAAGAGTATCGCCTTTACGTACTACATAGGCTACAGTATTAGGCGGTGTACCAGCTACCAGTACCGGTCCAGAGGAAGCTCCGGAAACGGGGATCGTCAGTTTCTGCCCGATGCGGAGGCGGTGATAATTCTTTATTTTATTAAATGATGCAATTTGGTTTATGGAAACACCATATTTCTTTGCGATCCAGCTGAGGTTGTTTCCACGCTGAACGACATGAACCATGTATTGAGGAGCAAACCGCTGTTCATCGTTTAAAGAGGTAAAAGCGGCAAGAAATGTTTCCCGTTTCCCGGCCGGAATTTTCAGAACATAAGATTCGTCCGGTGGGGTCGCATGTTGGCGCAGTTCCGGATTGTATTCCCGGAGCTCATTGAGCTTAATACCAGCACATTTGGCAAGAACGGCAAGATCGGCACTTCTCTCAACTGTTACCTGATCATAATTGAAAGGTGAGCCAGTAGGTTCTTCGAATCCATACTCTAATGGATCTGTAGCAATAATGGCAGTTGCCAGTACTGTAGGAACATGATTTTTTGTCTCCTTGGGAAGAGAGTTTAGACTCCAAAAATCTCTCGTCTGATGAAGGCGAATGGCGCGATTGATCCTACCAGCACCTGCATTGTAGGCCGCCAGTGCTAGATACCAGTCATCAAATTCAATGTAGAGGTCTTTTAAATATTTGGCTGCTGCATCGGTGGCGCGAATGGGATCCCGGCGCTCATCCACCCACCACGTCCGCTCAAGACCATAAAGCTTGGCCGTGGAACTGATAAACTGCCACATTCCCGCAGCATGAGCACGGGAATAAGCCCTGGGATTTAATCCACTCTCCACCATTGCATGGTATATCAACTCTTCAGGAAGTTCGTTTTTATCAAGGATTTCTTTGATGACTGATTCATAAACCGGGTAACGCGCTAACCACCTTTCGAAACTCTGTCGTCCGTCTGTCTGGAAAAAGCTAATAGCACGCTCAACACGACTGTTCATCACCAGGGGCATATGGCCTTCTCGGTCATCAATCACCTTAAAAGATGCACCGTTTATTTCAATCTCTATCGGGTCAAGATAGCGGGATAGTTCCTCTTTCAGGCTGGCGGTGGCAATGGAAGCACTAGTCTCGTCAATAGTGATGAAGTTATTCTGGTAAGTGTGTATGAGTGTTTCTTCGAAACGGCTGAACTCCTCTTGATCATCTTCAGACATATCACCAAGTTGTTCCGCTTCCATTAACAACTCCACGATCTTATCGAGCACATAGAGCACTTCCAGAGAGTCACCATGATGATCTGCAATGATCGCTTCCGAAAAAAGACTTTTGGCATCCGACAGTATGAGAGGAAACCGGTTCTCGTTTCCGTTTACATTAACAAAATCTTCATTATCAATATGGGAACCGTTCTCCGACTTGGCACTTCCCTGTTGAGCAAAAAGCACAGTAGTGAGAAGCAGAATGGAGAGAAGTATAATATGCTCCTCTAACTTAAGGTATTGTTTAAGATACATCATTTCCTGGGTAAACCAGCGGGGAACTTAGGCGTTTAACCGAGGAGCAGTCAAGTTCTTTCAGCACTTTACTTGCCCACCCGCTCCTTAATGATTTGGGTTGTACAGACACCATCTAAAAGGGGCACTCTCACAACTTCGCCACCTCTCGAAAGGACAATGTCCGCACCTACAATTTCTTCGCTACTGTAATCTTCACCTTTCACCAGTACATCCGGCTTGATGTTTTCAATGAGCTTCAGTGGTGTATCTTCACTGAAAATTGTTACAACATCAACCGCCTCAACTTTTAGAAGAGCTTCAGCTCTTTCCGCCTGCAGTTGAACAGGCCGCCCCTCTCCTTTAAGGCGGCGTACAGAATCGTCGCTGTTTAATCCAACAATAAGAAGATCCCCTTCGCGCGTCGCTGCTTCCAGAAGGGCAACGTGTCCTTTGTGCAAAAGATCAAAACATCCATTAGTAAAGACAACAATTTCACCGGCGTGATGGGCCTCAGTGGCCCGCCTTGCAGTCTCTTCACGGTTAAGCTGTGTCATCTCAGCGGCAAAGTTCCGCAGAAGCCCAGGTGATACACGTCCGCTCCTCACTGGCGGAAAAAAGTGGTGTTCTCATTACAGATTGATACATCACGCTGCCACGGCTTCCTACGATGGTGTCACCCTCTCACTGGCCCAGTCACGCTTCATGGCCACCACACACTCCCTCACAGTTTCGGCAAACTCGCCTTTCGGACGTTCTTTCCATTGGACAACCGGAATCGGGTCTCCCACCCGGAGTTCCACCTCGCCAGATCGCAGGGCAAGAGACCGCTTTTCCAGAACATCTCTAGTACCACAAACAGCTAGCGGTACCACGTCCATCCCCAAGTCAATGGCTATGGCAAGCCCCCCTTTTTTGAACTGATGTATTTCACCATCCTCACTCCTAGTCCCTTCAGGGAAAATGATCACAGAACGAGGATTGAAGTCCAACGATGCTTTCGCTTTTTCCAGCGATTTCCTCGCTTTCGTCCTGTTATTGCGGTCAATAATAATGTGCCTGGCCGCCACCATGGCCCAGCCGAAAATAGGTATTTTTATCAACTCCCTTTTGGCGATGGAAACAATATGAAACGGCAAGCCACCAAAAATCAGTGGAATATCAAACGCACTTTCGTGGTTTGATGCAAAAATATAGTGACTGTTTCGATCCAGCCTGTCGAGGCCCACCACCTTGTACTTAACACCGCTGGATGCCAGCAGAATTTTACAATAGACCCTTGTAATCCATCCAGTAAAATGTCCCCTAAAGTCAGCGAGACCCGAAATAATGACAACTGTACCGAGGAAAACTGTCCAGAAAAAAGAGTTTGCCAGGAAAAAGACTCGCCGGAACACCATTTTCTTATTTCAGGACTGAATCCCCAAAATAAGATTGAAGAGATTCGGGGATTGTAACCGTCCCTTCATCGGTTTGATAGGTTTCCAACAGTGCAATCATCAATCTTGGTGTGGCCACGCCGGAGCCATTCAAAGTGTGAACATGTCGTACTTTTCCATCCTTGTCCCGAAAACGGATCTCCGCCCTCCGCGCCTGGAAAGACACAAAATTGCTACAA from Candidatus Neomarinimicrobiota bacterium includes:
- a CDS encoding S1/P1 Nuclease, translating into MKLRLLLLFLYIMTHQWAYGWGYTAHRLINREAVNLLNFPLGEFFSGHINYISEHAVDPDLWKIDKENHPNESPGHFIDADLFDDHPFKKIPRKWEDVVNKYGEKKLDSWGTAPWRIEEYYYRLVRQFRDGEWIKARLTAAALGHYVSDIHVPFHTCENYNGQLTGNKGVHKR
- a CDS encoding LysM peptidoglycan-binding domain-containing protein, which translates into the protein MMYLKQYLKLEEHIILLSILLLTTVLFAQQGSAKSENGSHIDNEDFVNVNGNENRFPLILSDAKSLFSEAIIADHHGDSLEVLYVLDKIVELLMEAEQLGDMSEDDQEEFSRFEETLIHTYQNNFITIDETSASIATASLKEELSRYLDPIEIEINGASFKVIDDREGHMPLVMNSRVERAISFFQTDGRQSFERWLARYPVYESVIKEILDKNELPEELIYHAMVESGLNPRAYSRAHAAGMWQFISSTAKLYGLERTWWVDERRDPIRATDAAAKYLKDLYIEFDDWYLALAAYNAGAGRINRAIRLHQTRDFWSLNSLPKETKNHVPTVLATAIIATDPLEYGFEEPTGSPFNYDQVTVERSADLAVLAKCAGIKLNELREYNPELRQHATPPDESYVLKIPAGKRETFLAAFTSLNDEQRFAPQYMVHVVQRGNNLSWIAKKYGVSINQIASFNKIKNYHRLRIGQKLTIPVSGASSGPVLVAGTPPNTVAYVVRKGDTLGHIAMRYGSSARRIRQLNGLRYGTYILPGQKLKVPVREGNQVTSASKYVKEIYTVRTGDTLSHIADRYRVGMSKLRQWNSIKDNDFIIPGQKIVIYVRQG
- a CDS encoding integration host factor subunit beta, whose product is MTKADIVDRVSSATGLTKVETETVMNGIMNTITSALENGRRVELRGFGTFGVKKRDPRKARNPGTGETVYLPERYVPTFKPSGLLRKNVNKALTE
- a CDS encoding 1-acyl-sn-glycerol-3-phosphate acyltransferase, yielding MVFRRVFFLANSFFWTVFLGTVVIISGLADFRGHFTGWITRVYCKILLASSGVKYKVVGLDRLDRNSHYIFASNHESAFDIPLIFGGLPFHIVSIAKRELIKIPIFGWAMVAARHIIIDRNNRTKARKSLEKAKASLDFNPRSVIIFPEGTRSEDGEIHQFKKGGLAIAIDLGMDVVPLAVCGTRDVLEKRSLALRSGEVELRVGDPIPVVQWKERPKGEFAETVRECVVAMKRDWASERVTPS
- the rfaE2 gene encoding D-glycero-beta-D-manno-heptose 1-phosphate adenylyltransferase translates to MTQLNREETARRATEAHHAGEIVVFTNGCFDLLHKGHVALLEAATREGDLLIVGLNSDDSVRRLKGEGRPVQLQAERAEALLKVEAVDVVTIFSEDTPLKLIENIKPDVLVKGEDYSSEEIVGADIVLSRGGEVVRVPLLDGVCTTQIIKERVGK